The following are from one region of the Amia ocellicauda isolate fAmiCal2 chromosome 1, fAmiCal2.hap1, whole genome shotgun sequence genome:
- the LOC136759289 gene encoding uncharacterized protein LOC136759289 isoform X2: MKQNSCREDKAKIMDNIEEPPDETRHHKRATQSRQRPNRAEEKVQRQQQRDSASGHTGNARPVHFALLPGPYEPLVEEDDAKTTSKQERKAKNKKKYKKYRKDQRQKST, translated from the coding sequence atgaaacaaaACTCATGTCGAGAGGACAAAGCGAAAATAATGGACAATATCGAGGAGCCACCTGATGAAACTCGGCACCACAAAAGAGCGACGCAAAGCAGGCAGCGGCCGAACCGCGCAGAAGAGAAGGtgcagcggcagcagcagcgcGACTCGGCCAGCGGACACACGGGCAATGCCAGGCCGGTCCACTTTGCATTGCTCCCCGGTCCGTACGAGCCCCTGGTAGAAGAGGACGATGCGAAAACCACATCTAAACAGGAAAGGAAAGCGAAGAACAAGAAGAAGTACAAGAAATACAGGAAG